A single window of Oncorhynchus clarkii lewisi isolate Uvic-CL-2024 chromosome 10, UVic_Ocla_1.0, whole genome shotgun sequence DNA harbors:
- the LOC139418631 gene encoding cell division cycle protein 23 homolog — MAALCSEFGDLVQIKKQLISVISLCKERGLVHSVKWASELAFSLDPLPKNELPPPTFFTEEDAQDLDALGLAKSYFDLKEYDRAAYFLRGCCSQKAYFLYMYSRYLSGEKKKDDETVDSLGPLEKGQVRNEALRELRVELSKKHNAGELDGFALYLYGVVLRKLDLLKEAVDVFVEATHALPLHWGAWLELCNLVTNIEMLKSLSLPDCWIRDFFMAHMYTELQMIKEALQKYQSLIEAGFSKSTYIMSQIAVAYHNIRDIDQALALFNELREQDPFRVENMDTFSNLLYVRSMKPELSYLAHNLVEIDKYRVETCCVIGNYYSLRSQHEKAALYFQRALKLNPRCLGAWTLMGHEYMEMKNTSAAIQAYRHAIEVNKRDYRAWYGLGQTYEILKMPFYCLYYYRKAHQLRPNDSRMLVALGESYEKLSQHVEAKKCYWRAYSVGDVERMALLKLAKLHEQLNESDDAAQCYIIYIQDIFSCGEQLEHAEVSTALRYLGQYYFKNKLYDEASLCAQRCCDYNDAREEGKALLRQISQVRDQTESSTTDLFGPLSSNNTPIRRVSPLDLSSFTP; from the exons ATGGCGGCCTTGTGTAGTGAGTTTGGTGATTTAgttcaaataaaaaaacaactgATATCTGTAATATCGCTTTGTAAAGAAAGAGGACTTGTACATAGCGTGAAATG GGCATCAGAGTTGGCATTTTCCCTGGACCCCCTGCCCAAGAATGAACTACCCCCACCCACATTTTTTACTGAG GAGGATGCTCAGGACCTGGATGCTCTCGGCCTGGCCAAGTCCTACTTTGACCTGAAAGAGTATGACCGAGCTGCCTACTTCCTTCGGGGCTGCTGCAGTCAGAAAGCATACTTCCTGTACATGTACTCCCGCTATCTG TCTGGGGAAAAGAAAAAAGACGATGAGACAGTGGACAGCCTGG GGCCTCTGGAAAAAGGTCAGGTGCGGAACGAGGCTCTGCGGGAGCTGAGGGTGGAGCTGAGTAAGAAACACAATGCTGGAGAGCTGGACGGATTCGCTCTGTACCT GTATGGGGTGGTGCTGCGGAAGCTGGATCTGCTGAAGGAGGCGGTGGATGTGTTTGTGGAGGCGACCCATGCCTTACCTCTACACTGGGGAGCGTGGCTGGAGCTCTGTAACCTCGTCACCAACATTGAAATG TTGAAGTCCCTGTCTCTGCCAGACTGTTGGATCAGAGACTTCTTCATGGCCCACATGTACACAGAGCTGCAGATGATCAAAGAGGCGCTGCAGAAATACCAGAGCCTGATAGAGGCAGGTTTCTCCAAGAGCACGTATATCATGTCACAGATCGCTGTGGCCTACCACAACATCCGCG ATATTGACCAGGCTCTGGCTCTGTTCAATGAGTTGCGGGAGCAGGATCCCTTTCGCGTTGAGAACATGGACACATTCTCCAACCTGCTCTATGTCAGG AGCATGAAGCCAGAGCTCAGCTACCTGGCCCACAACCTGGTGGAGATAGACAAGTACAGGGTAGAGACCTGCTGTGTCATCG GGAACTACTACAGCCTGCGGTCGCAGCACGAAAAGGCAGCCCTGTACTTCCAGAGGGCTCTGAAGCTGAACCCTCGCTGCCTGGGGGCCTGGACTCTGATGGGCCACGAGTACATGGAGATGAAGAACACCTCCGCTGCCATCCAGGCCTACAG GCACGCTATAGAAGTGAACAAGCGAGACTACCGTGCCTGGTATGGCCTGGGACAGACTTATGAGATCCTCAAGATGCCCTTCTACTGCCTGTACTACTATCGAAAGGCCCACCAGCTCAG GCCCAATGACTCTCGTATGCTGGTTGCTCTGGGAGAGAGCTACGAGAAACTCTCACAGCACGTCGAGGCCAAGAAG TGTTACTGGAGGGCGTACTCTGTGGGGGACGTGGAGAGGATGGCCCTACTGAAGCTGGCAAA ACTTCACGAGCAGCTTAACGAATCTGACGACGCGGCCCAGTGTTATATCATATACATCCAAGACATCTTCTCCTGTGGG GAGCAGCTGGAGCATGCGGAGGTGAGCACGGCCCTGCGTTACCTGGGCCAGTACTACTTCAAAAACAAGCTCTATGACGAGGCGTCACTCTGTGCACAACGCTGCTGTGACTACAACGAC GCTCGTGAGGAAGGCAAGGCTCTGCTCCGACAGATCTCCCAGGTCAGAGACCAGACGGAGTCCTCAACCACAGACCTGTTTGGACCGCTCTCCTCCAACAACACTCCCATCAGGAGGGTGTCCCCTCTCGACTTGTCCTCCTTCACCCCCTGA